In the genome of Botrytis cinerea B05.10 chromosome 5, complete sequence, one region contains:
- the Bccha1 gene encoding Bccha1: MGSTTPITNGMGEGHISKPWIKTPLVRSAALSRHAGCNVWLKLENLQPSGSFKSRGIGNLLIRSLPPNPHTPVHFYCSSGGNAGLACAHAAFSLKRPCTIVVPMTTSSHMISKIKLLKAEVVQTGNHWSEADRYLREELLANDANGVYVPPFDHPEIWEGNSGVITEIEEEVRGLGIHSLDAVICSIGGGGLFNGIMKGLEESGRLGAHSGTKVIGVETTGTASFHAAMKREELVRLDGIDSIATSLGATQVAAKSLEWGLKYRKNVRSVVLGDAESVDGMVWMADEERILVESACGVSVAVATNGMLKKILEEDGETVEGKNVVIVVCGGSNISLKTLAEYRERFGV; this comes from the exons ATGGGCTCCACAACTCCAATCACAAATGGAATGGGAGAGGGTCATATATCGAAACCTTGGATTAAAACTCCGCTGGTTAGATCGGCTGCTTTGTCGAGACATGCTGGATG TAACGTGTGGCTTAAACTTGAGAATTTAC AACCATCCGGCTCCTTCAAGTCCCGCGGCATAGGCAATCTTCTCATCCGTTCCCTCCCCCCGAATCCCCACACTCCCGTCCACTTCTACTGTTCCTCAGGCGGCAACGCCGGACTCGCCTGCGCCCACGCAGCATTCTCTCTCAAGCGTCCCTGTACCATCGTCGTTCCCATGACCACATCCTCACACATGATCTCCAAGATAAAACTACTCAAAGCCGAAGTGGTGCAGACCGGAAACCACTGGAGCGAAGCCGATAGATATCTGCGCGAAGAACTATTAGCCAACGATGCTAACGGTGTATACGTGCCGCCATTTGACCACCCCGAGATCTGGGAGGGAAACAGTGGAGTGATCAcggagattgaagaggaggTTCGTGGACTAGGCATCCACAGTTTGGATGCGGTGATCTGCAGCATTGGGGGAGGAGGATTGTTTAATGGTATCATGAAAGGATTAGAGGAAAGTGGAAGACTGGGAGCGCACAGTGGAACGAAGGTTATCGGTGTGGAGACGACGGGAACAGCGAGTTTCCATGCGGCGATGAAGAGGGAGGAATTGGTCAGGTTAGATGGTATCGATAGTATTGCTACGTCGCTGGGCGCGACACAAGTAGCGGCGAAGTCTCTGGAGTGGGGATTGAAGTATAGGAAGAACGTGAGGAGTGTAGTGTTGGGGGATGCGGAGAGTGTGGATGGTATGGTGTGGATGGCTGATGAGGAAAGAATT TTGGTTGAGAGTGCGTGCGGTGTCAGTGTAGCAGTGGCTACCAATGGCATgttgaaaaagatattggaggaggatggggaaaccgtggaaggaaagaatgttgtgattgtggttTGTGGAGGAAGTAATATTTCACTGAAGACTTTGGCAGAATACAGAGAGAGATTTGGTGTCTGA